A window from Mya arenaria isolate MELC-2E11 chromosome 9, ASM2691426v1 encodes these proteins:
- the LOC128246727 gene encoding dol-P-Man:Man(5)GlcNAc(2)-PP-Dol alpha-1,3-mannosyltransferase-like encodes MAASRRKQMWRKLKKHLTVGNLFKYVFDANYINPVMFLLLLAEVIVCVAVINKIKYTEIDWVAYMQEVEGFINGTRDYTQLKGDTGPLVYPAGFVYIFTGFYHLTEHGANIRLAQYCFAALYILTLLVVFDIYRKVRKVPPFVFFFMCCASYRIHSIYILRMFNDPVAMFLLYVAVDLFLNNRWSLGCLLFSLAVSVKMNILLFAPGLLYLLLVTQGTIGTVKNLIICAIPQIVLAIPFLQENPHGYINMSFNLGRQFFYKWTVNWRLVPEDIFLNRHFQIFLLLAHISVLIAFAAVKWKRYLPVLNLSLSKPDVPQLKPDQILLPLFTSNFIGMCFSRSLHYQFYVWYFHTLHYLLWTTNLQQIVRILVLGVIELCWNTYPSTVTSSSFLHVCHLAVLFGLWFSPEYTPLRRVTTAQKID; translated from the exons atggcggcctccagaagaaaacaaatgtggcgaaaattaaagaaacatttaactGTTGGAAAtctgtttaaatatgttttcgacGCAAATTATATTAATCCTGTAATGTTTCTACTCTTACTTGCCGAGGTTATTGTATGTGTGGCtgttattaacaaaataaaat ATACTGAGATAGATTGGGTTGCCTATATGCAAGAAGTGGAAGGATTCATCAATGGCACACGTGATTATACACAGCTTAAAGGAGACACTGGACCGTTAGT GTATCCTGCTGGGTTCGTATACATCTTCACTGGATTCTATCACCTGACTGAGCATGGGGCCAACATCCGCCTGGCGCAATATTGTTTTGCTGCCCTCTATATTTTGACTCTGTTAGTTGTTTTCGACATCTACCGGAAAGTTAGAAAG GTACCCCCgtttgtgtttttcttcatgTGCTGTGCATCCTATAGAATACACTCCATCTACATCCTGCGAATGTTCAATGACCCAGTCGCCATGTTCTTGCTGTATGTGGCTGTCGACTTGTTTCTGAATAATCGATGGTCGCTAGGCTGCCTCTTGTTCAG TCTGGCAGTATCGGTGAAGATGAATATTCTGCTATTTGCCCCGGGCCTGTTATATTTGCTGCTTGTTACCCAGGGAACAATTGGAACTGTGAAAAACCTCATCATATGCGCAATACCACAG ATTGTCTTGGCAATTCCTTTTCTTCAAGAAAATCCACATGGGTACATCAACATGTCCTTTAATCTAGGCAGGCAATTTTTCTACAAGTGGACAGTCAACTGGAGGCTGGTTCCGGAGGACATTTTTCTCAACAGACATTTTCAGATATTTCTGCTTTTAGCCCACATTTCAGTGTTAATAGCATTTGCGGCTGTTAAGTGGAAGAG gTATTTGCCAGTATTAAATTTAAGtctttcaaagccagatgttcCGCAGCTGAAACCAGATCA GATCTTATTACCCCTATTCACATCCAACTTTATCGGGATGTGTTTTAGTCGGTCACTGCATTATCAGTTTTATGTGTGGTATTTTCACACGCTGCATTACCTTCTCTGGACAACAAATCTGCAACAAATTGTCAG AATCCTTGTACTAGGTGTGATAGAGTTGTGCTGGAACACGTATCCCTCCACTGTGACAAGTAGTTCCTTTCTCCATGTATGTCATCTGGCTGTGCTTTTTGGACTTTGGTTTTCACCAGAATATACACCACTCAGGAGAGTTACAACGGCGCAGAAGATCGactaa